A stretch of Rhodohalobacter mucosus DNA encodes these proteins:
- a CDS encoding cation-translocating P-type ATPase, which translates to MNSQNHDNLHFHASTPEEVLRHFETSEESGLTDKESKKRSEKYGENRLRERKKKNPWKILLEQFLSVVILVLLLAAIAAFSFRHWTEGIAISAVIIVNTIIGFYTEWKAVRSMEALHEMNVDKIRVRRDGEEKEIDSRFLVPGDIIIIESGDLIPADVRILEANNVRVNESALTGESVPVLKSPDATGEETALSDRTSMLFKGTVVTDGSAKGVVTGTGMNTELGHISDLAEEAEKDTTPLQKKLDQLGRRLAWITISIAILIAVTGLMVGRDTMEMVETAIALGVAAIPEGLPIVATIALARGMYIMAKKNVLINKLQAVETLGATGVIFTDKTGTLTENRMTVRAVHTADEEEFRLKDDDDYEEEKSERPSDPEIKSPALNQLLKTTVLCNNASVTDVDNDLIAEDEQGDPTETALLRAGLRFGMNRQELLSEYPEVREIAFDSDTMMMATIHESEDRYYAAVKGAPEKVLRACTVRFREDDSEAELTEEETEQWLKRSEELAKKGLRLLAVADKYLSDKDEEPYKELRFLGLAGLLDPARSDVKNAIEQCHSAGIRVIMVTGDQGPTASAIAFETGIAEEENPDYIHSEDFRAPEELNDEEKKKILETDIFARVSPEQKLQLITLMQKNGYTVAMIGDGINDAPALKKADIGVAMGQRGTDAARQIADMVLLDDAFKSIVSAVKYGRVIFGNIRKSVMFMLCTNVAEVLAVTIATVIGGFYFFPLPLLPLQILYLNVVTDVLPALALGFGKGEEHIMEEKPRPKNEPVLTADHWQAIGGWSLIISASVLAALTVAIYQFGFETDQAVTISFLTLGFSKLWFTYNLRSPQSTFFSNEIVRNPYVAGAIVVCIFLLLATVYLPVLSDVLQTADPGKTGWYLLLGMSLIPFIWGQLVRSFKAKGEV; encoded by the coding sequence ATGAACAGTCAAAACCATGACAATCTTCATTTTCATGCTTCAACGCCGGAAGAGGTTCTCAGGCATTTTGAAACATCTGAGGAATCGGGGTTAACTGACAAGGAATCAAAGAAGAGAAGTGAAAAATACGGTGAAAACCGGCTAAGGGAGAGAAAGAAGAAAAACCCCTGGAAAATCCTTCTGGAGCAGTTTCTCAGCGTAGTGATCCTCGTTCTTCTCCTTGCAGCTATCGCTGCTTTTTCATTTCGCCACTGGACCGAGGGAATCGCAATCAGCGCCGTCATCATTGTAAATACCATTATCGGTTTCTATACGGAGTGGAAAGCTGTTCGTTCGATGGAAGCGCTGCATGAAATGAACGTGGACAAAATCAGGGTGAGGCGTGATGGAGAAGAAAAAGAGATAGATTCCAGATTCCTGGTTCCGGGTGACATTATTATCATAGAAAGCGGAGACCTGATTCCTGCCGATGTACGCATCTTGGAGGCCAACAATGTGAGGGTAAACGAGTCTGCACTCACCGGAGAATCGGTGCCCGTCTTAAAATCACCCGATGCAACGGGAGAAGAGACCGCACTGTCCGACCGAACATCCATGCTGTTCAAGGGAACCGTGGTTACGGATGGTTCTGCGAAAGGCGTTGTAACCGGAACGGGCATGAATACCGAACTGGGCCACATTTCCGATCTCGCGGAAGAGGCTGAGAAAGACACAACACCGCTCCAGAAAAAGCTGGATCAGCTGGGCCGGCGGCTGGCATGGATAACCATTTCCATTGCCATTCTGATTGCAGTAACCGGTTTGATGGTAGGCCGGGATACGATGGAAATGGTTGAAACAGCCATCGCGCTGGGCGTTGCGGCCATACCCGAGGGTCTGCCGATTGTGGCAACCATTGCCCTTGCCCGCGGCATGTACATCATGGCAAAAAAGAATGTACTGATCAACAAACTGCAGGCTGTGGAAACACTCGGGGCTACCGGCGTCATTTTTACCGATAAAACAGGCACCCTTACTGAAAACAGAATGACGGTACGGGCGGTACATACTGCCGATGAAGAAGAGTTTCGCCTTAAAGACGATGATGACTATGAAGAGGAAAAATCCGAAAGACCGTCAGACCCGGAAATCAAATCACCCGCCCTCAATCAGCTGCTTAAAACCACTGTTCTGTGCAATAATGCATCCGTCACAGACGTCGATAACGACCTGATTGCCGAGGACGAACAGGGCGATCCCACCGAAACAGCGCTTTTACGGGCCGGACTCAGGTTTGGCATGAACCGCCAGGAATTGCTATCGGAGTATCCGGAAGTCCGGGAAATCGCATTCGACTCCGACACCATGATGATGGCAACCATCCATGAATCGGAAGACCGTTATTATGCAGCCGTAAAAGGGGCTCCCGAGAAAGTATTGCGGGCCTGCACTGTACGTTTCAGAGAGGATGATTCTGAAGCGGAGCTGACAGAGGAAGAGACTGAACAGTGGCTGAAAAGGTCAGAAGAGCTTGCAAAAAAGGGGTTAAGGCTTTTGGCGGTGGCAGATAAATACCTCAGCGATAAAGATGAAGAGCCCTACAAGGAGTTACGGTTTCTGGGTCTTGCAGGCTTGCTCGATCCTGCCCGGAGCGATGTGAAAAATGCCATTGAACAGTGTCATTCAGCCGGAATTCGTGTGATTATGGTTACGGGCGACCAGGGTCCGACCGCATCGGCGATCGCATTTGAAACCGGCATTGCGGAAGAAGAAAACCCCGACTATATCCATAGTGAGGACTTTAGGGCTCCGGAAGAGCTGAACGATGAGGAGAAGAAAAAAATCCTTGAGACGGATATCTTTGCAAGGGTGAGCCCCGAGCAGAAGCTTCAGCTGATCACCCTGATGCAGAAAAACGGTTATACGGTTGCGATGATCGGCGATGGAATTAATGATGCCCCCGCACTGAAAAAAGCCGATATCGGGGTTGCAATGGGGCAGCGGGGCACCGATGCCGCCAGGCAGATTGCGGACATGGTGCTGCTCGACGATGCATTCAAATCGATTGTTTCCGCGGTTAAATACGGACGGGTGATCTTTGGGAATATCCGCAAATCGGTGATGTTTATGCTCTGCACCAATGTAGCCGAGGTACTTGCCGTAACCATCGCTACGGTAATCGGAGGTTTTTACTTCTTCCCGCTGCCGCTCCTCCCCCTTCAGATACTCTATCTGAATGTGGTAACCGATGTATTGCCCGCACTGGCGCTGGGATTTGGCAAGGGTGAGGAACACATAATGGAAGAGAAACCGCGCCCCAAAAATGAGCCGGTACTGACTGCCGATCACTGGCAAGCAATCGGCGGCTGGTCGCTGATCATCTCCGCATCCGTGTTGGCAGCGCTCACAGTAGCCATCTATCAATTTGGATTCGAAACCGATCAGGCTGTAACCATATCCTTTCTCACACTGGGCTTCAGTAAACTGTGGTTCACCTACAACCTGAGGAGTCCGCAGTCTACATTTTTTTCCAATGAGATCGTACGAAACCCCTATGTGGCCGGTGCCATTGTTGTCTGCATATTCCTGCTCCTGGCCACCGTTTATCTGCCCGTACTGTCGGATGTACTTCAGACAGCCGATCCCGGCAAAACCGGCTGGTATCTGCTGCTGGGGATGAGTCTCATTCCGTTTATTTGGGGACAGCTGGTCAGGTCATTCAAGGCAAAAGGTGAAGTGTAA
- a CDS encoding serine hydrolase domain-containing protein: protein MNRIFSALLLPIVILASYLAFASPGTEPPANDPESDEWVMDDELAAYLNQFEKDFKEGLDGKRIPGAAVAIVKDGRVVFQKGFGVKDTGSEEPVNEHTVFRLGSVSKGFASVLTGVLVEEGLVDWDDSVSDYLDEFRLNDPEQTERVQVRHLLSHTSGLPRHAYTNLVEDGLSLERIIPRFESVPLISREGEQIAYQNAAYSTIEKVLEGQTGSDFNTLLEQKLFGPLGMDFASATREGIQSSENRTLPHIYHSRRRGYVPVSITGKYYNAVSSGGINASASDMGKWMLLLTGNAPDVISNETLDEIFNPLADINNRRFSRHWNGVNRSHYAMGWRVLDNHGQKVVYHGGYVNGYRSEIAFAPADGVGICILINTSSSYPLEVIPDFFNYFRNEDIPDYRKGQAG, encoded by the coding sequence GTGAATCGTATTTTTTCCGCGCTTTTATTACCCATCGTGATTCTTGCCTCGTACCTGGCATTTGCAAGTCCGGGTACCGAACCGCCGGCAAACGATCCCGAATCGGATGAGTGGGTGATGGATGATGAGCTGGCCGCATACCTAAACCAGTTTGAAAAGGATTTTAAAGAGGGGCTGGATGGCAAACGCATACCGGGGGCAGCGGTAGCGATTGTGAAAGACGGCCGCGTGGTGTTTCAAAAGGGATTTGGGGTGAAGGATACCGGATCGGAGGAACCGGTAAACGAGCATACCGTCTTCCGGCTGGGCAGCGTTTCCAAGGGCTTTGCATCGGTACTGACGGGTGTACTGGTGGAAGAGGGGCTGGTAGACTGGGATGATTCCGTATCGGATTATCTGGATGAATTCAGGCTGAACGACCCGGAGCAGACCGAGCGCGTTCAGGTCCGCCATCTGCTGTCTCATACCTCCGGACTGCCGCGCCATGCCTATACCAACCTTGTGGAAGACGGACTGTCGCTCGAGCGCATTATTCCCCGGTTCGAGTCGGTTCCGTTAATTTCAAGGGAGGGCGAACAAATTGCTTACCAGAATGCAGCCTACTCAACGATTGAGAAAGTCCTGGAAGGACAAACCGGATCGGATTTTAACACGCTGCTGGAGCAAAAGCTGTTTGGTCCCTTAGGGATGGATTTTGCATCGGCTACCCGGGAAGGCATTCAGTCTTCGGAGAACCGCACACTGCCGCACATATACCACTCCCGCAGACGCGGATACGTGCCAGTCTCAATCACCGGAAAATATTATAACGCGGTTTCATCAGGAGGCATCAACGCGTCCGCCTCCGATATGGGCAAATGGATGCTACTGTTAACCGGGAATGCTCCCGATGTGATTTCTAATGAGACGCTTGATGAAATATTTAATCCGCTGGCCGATATCAACAACCGGCGGTTCAGCAGGCATTGGAACGGTGTGAACCGGTCGCACTACGCAATGGGCTGGAGAGTTCTGGATAACCATGGACAGAAAGTGGTTTACCACGGCGGATACGTAAACGGGTACCGCAGTGAAATTGCATTCGCGCCCGCGGATGGGGTGGGGATCTGCATCCTGATTAATACCAGTTCCAGCTATCCGCTGGAGGTGATTCCGGACTTTTTTAATTATTTCAGGAATGAAGATATTCCTGATTACCGAAAGGGACAGGCCGGTTAG
- a CDS encoding DUF481 domain-containing protein has protein sequence METLIFRAQSDFSFHPWKSTVFKTSNSYVYQEFGNQKADEDILSRNFLYIKEENRIHPLVLGFVSTNFRRKINLRYLLGAGLTFGVLKREHQWLEFSISSEIERTEFATADFNRPQYYGDKTLRTIRGTLWISGKHHVVRDRLILNHQSYIQPSLEKRNNFRWRTDIGLEFPVWEFLNLTVNYLQSFESIVVANEKQQDRFLTFGFTLKSY, from the coding sequence GTGGAAACCTTAATTTTCAGGGCACAATCGGATTTCAGTTTTCATCCGTGGAAAAGCACCGTTTTTAAGACAAGCAACTCGTATGTGTACCAGGAGTTTGGTAATCAAAAAGCGGATGAAGATATCCTGAGCCGAAATTTTCTCTATATCAAGGAGGAGAATAGAATACATCCGCTGGTGCTGGGATTTGTAAGCACCAACTTTCGAAGGAAAATCAATCTCAGATATCTGCTGGGTGCAGGGTTGACATTCGGGGTCCTGAAAAGAGAACACCAATGGCTTGAGTTTTCAATATCCAGCGAGATAGAGCGGACGGAATTTGCTACAGCCGATTTCAACCGGCCACAGTATTACGGTGATAAAACACTGAGAACGATCCGGGGTACTTTATGGATCAGCGGGAAACATCACGTGGTACGCGACAGGTTAATACTTAATCATCAAAGCTATATCCAGCCCTCCCTTGAGAAAAGAAACAACTTTCGCTGGAGAACAGATATTGGATTGGAGTTTCCCGTATGGGAATTTTTGAATTTAACTGTGAACTATCTGCAGTCTTTCGAGAGTATCGTTGTTGCAAATGAAAAACAACAGGACAGATTTTTAACCTTTGGTTTTACACTGAAAAGTTATTGA
- a CDS encoding dihydrofolate reductase family protein, giving the protein MKCSVYIATSTDGFIAKTDGNIEWLTRPEYQDAARLGLTYNDFISTVDAIVMGRHTFEKVLSFDEWHYGYTEVIVLTTRDLRLPETLAGKARVRFKSGSPDAITAMLSEEGKKHLYIDGGITIQRFLDAGLIHELTITEIPILLGNGIPLFGNETVEQKLELLDVVASPGGTIQKRYKVKPVE; this is encoded by the coding sequence ATGAAATGCTCCGTTTACATAGCCACCAGCACAGACGGTTTTATCGCCAAAACCGACGGGAATATTGAATGGCTGACCCGGCCGGAATACCAGGATGCAGCCCGTCTCGGCCTGACGTACAATGATTTTATCTCCACCGTGGATGCCATCGTGATGGGAAGGCATACCTTCGAAAAGGTACTCTCTTTTGATGAGTGGCATTACGGGTATACGGAAGTCATTGTACTGACCACACGCGATCTGAGATTGCCCGAAACACTTGCCGGCAAGGCCAGGGTGCGGTTCAAGTCCGGGTCCCCGGATGCAATCACGGCGATGCTTTCGGAAGAGGGAAAAAAGCATCTCTATATTGACGGCGGAATCACCATTCAGCGATTTCTGGATGCAGGATTGATTCATGAACTGACCATCACCGAAATACCAATCCTGCTGGGCAACGGCATCCCGTTGTTTGGCAACGAAACTGTGGAGCAGAAGCTCGAACTCCTTGACGTGGTTGCGTCACCCGGCGGGACGATTCAGAAACGATACAAAGTAAAACCGGTGGAGTGA
- a CDS encoding NAD(P)-dependent alcohol dehydrogenase, translating to MKAIKCLKYGGSENLVLADVEKPNPKNNEVLIEIKATSVTASDVLIRRLDEPLIPKFILQIVFGFGKPRNPILGMVSSGVVVAKGENATSFQIGEEVFAYGSVSATNHRFGSYAEYICLPEDWSIALKPANISHNEAAATPYGGLLAMHLLSKTSIQKGDEVLIYGASGSIGTMAVQLAKIAGAKVTAVCSGKNVDLVKSLGSDRVIDYTLQGAEKQLSTYTYVIDAVGNSKSSLLKEISKKALTVNGKYISIDTGVPKTPRSAFIQLKNYLAAGKIKPVIDRVYPLEKMAEAHDYVELGHKRGNVIIRVSL from the coding sequence ATGAAAGCGATTAAATGTTTGAAATACGGAGGTTCTGAAAACCTGGTGTTGGCAGATGTTGAAAAGCCAAACCCGAAAAACAATGAGGTGCTGATAGAAATAAAAGCTACATCAGTCACCGCCAGTGATGTACTGATACGAAGATTGGATGAGCCGCTTATTCCAAAATTTATACTCCAAATCGTCTTCGGTTTTGGGAAACCACGCAACCCCATTTTGGGGATGGTATCATCCGGAGTGGTGGTAGCGAAGGGCGAAAACGCAACCTCCTTTCAGATTGGTGAAGAAGTATTTGCCTACGGTTCTGTTTCGGCTACAAATCACCGTTTTGGGTCTTATGCAGAGTATATATGTCTGCCCGAAGACTGGAGTATCGCCCTGAAACCGGCCAACATCAGTCATAATGAGGCTGCCGCGACTCCCTATGGCGGCTTACTGGCTATGCATCTGCTAAGCAAAACCTCCATTCAGAAAGGTGATGAAGTCCTGATCTACGGGGCTTCAGGCAGTATTGGGACAATGGCGGTGCAATTAGCCAAAATTGCCGGCGCAAAGGTAACCGCTGTTTGCAGCGGCAAAAACGTTGACCTGGTCAAATCGCTGGGTAGTGATCGGGTGATTGATTACACCCTGCAAGGCGCTGAAAAACAGTTATCAACTTATACATATGTAATAGACGCAGTCGGAAACTCAAAGTCTTCACTACTTAAAGAAATAAGCAAAAAGGCGTTAACTGTAAATGGTAAATACATATCCATTGATACCGGCGTACCCAAAACCCCAAGAAGTGCTTTTATACAATTGAAAAACTACCTCGCAGCAGGGAAAATCAAACCGGTCATTGATCGAGTCTACCCATTAGAAAAAATGGCCGAGGCCCACGATTATGTTGAACTCGGGCATAAGCGAGGCAATGTTATCATACGTGTTTCCCTTTGA
- a CDS encoding CPBP family intramembrane glutamic endopeptidase yields MFASSVVQNQDEKKKYRWKVSFTVLLLFIFGAIINLPFSREVKNLAIEAGKKDITLNESIFSELLTIGISGLILGSILVFIGLWVSSNANLGAPLIARYFSNKPMSEIIDRKAILSSIFLSVIIALILLVLFEIQSEVYPVPNKLPRPSKMYYLIVAFSAGITEEIMFRLGLMSFIVTVIHSFKSADNPGNGTVWAAIIISALFFGLMHLPLSNNFVDLTPFTISVTMIGNLITGSTFGWIFWKRGLLVAILSHIVFDLVFHVIGSPYS; encoded by the coding sequence ATGTTTGCCTCATCAGTTGTTCAGAACCAAGATGAAAAGAAAAAGTACCGATGGAAGGTGTCCTTCACGGTTCTTCTCCTATTTATTTTTGGCGCGATAATTAATCTGCCATTCAGCAGAGAGGTAAAAAACTTAGCTATTGAAGCCGGTAAGAAGGACATCACCTTAAATGAATCTATTTTTAGCGAGTTATTAACAATTGGTATCAGTGGTCTCATCCTTGGATCTATACTTGTGTTCATCGGTCTATGGGTTTCGTCAAATGCCAATTTGGGAGCCCCGCTTATTGCCAGGTACTTCTCGAATAAACCGATGAGTGAGATAATTGACAGAAAGGCTATCCTGTCGAGTATTTTCCTGTCTGTAATAATTGCTTTAATACTTTTGGTATTGTTTGAAATTCAAAGCGAAGTTTATCCTGTTCCAAATAAGCTACCGCGTCCATCCAAAATGTATTATTTAATCGTGGCGTTCTCTGCCGGCATTACTGAAGAAATCATGTTTAGATTGGGGTTAATGTCGTTTATAGTGACAGTAATCCATTCATTTAAAAGTGCAGATAACCCAGGTAATGGAACGGTTTGGGCAGCCATCATTATTTCAGCCCTGTTTTTTGGCCTGATGCATCTTCCATTATCCAATAATTTTGTAGATCTGACCCCTTTTACAATTTCCGTAACAATGATTGGAAATTTAATCACGGGTTCAACATTTGGCTGGATATTCTGGAAACGAGGTCTGTTGGTAGCGATACTGTCGCATATTGTATTCGACTTGGTTTTTCATGTAATCGGCTCACCATACTCTTAA
- a CDS encoding alpha/beta fold hydrolase, whose amino-acid sequence MSSLFKSEQGKSEILQLYDAKLESLNIDYEYITVQTSFGHTHIIAAGDPANPPVILVHGSNGCAPIALETYANLHKEYRVYAIDVLAQPNKSAETRLSMKDDSYGKWMNEIITDLKIESVTMAGFSFGGLIILKTLENDETRIKEVYLSAPAYIVNGNPLKAIFKVFIPMKRYMKTKKVKYVEKFLSHLFTDRDEFAIEFLSKVFLEFKMDFTPVPVIDTKKAQAINTPITIFAAKHDILFPGQKMLKRAKKIFPSLNESSLLEHSKHVQNRAQNKVIEKEIMNQAKAAQISAITIQ is encoded by the coding sequence ATGAGCTCATTATTTAAATCCGAACAGGGAAAGAGTGAAATTCTCCAGCTATACGATGCAAAACTGGAAAGTCTAAACATTGACTATGAATACATAACGGTACAAACCAGTTTTGGACACACCCATATCATAGCTGCGGGAGATCCTGCGAATCCGCCGGTCATACTTGTTCATGGTTCTAATGGGTGTGCACCTATTGCACTTGAGACCTATGCTAATCTGCATAAAGAGTATAGAGTTTATGCTATTGATGTATTGGCTCAACCCAATAAAAGTGCCGAGACTCGCCTGAGTATGAAAGATGATTCCTATGGAAAATGGATGAATGAAATCATCACTGACCTGAAGATTGAGTCCGTAACGATGGCAGGATTCTCTTTTGGCGGATTGATCATTCTGAAAACACTGGAAAATGATGAGACCAGGATCAAAGAAGTGTACTTATCAGCACCGGCTTATATCGTAAATGGAAATCCATTGAAAGCCATTTTCAAAGTGTTCATCCCGATGAAGAGGTACATGAAGACTAAAAAAGTAAAGTATGTTGAGAAGTTTCTGTCCCACCTGTTCACTGACCGGGATGAATTTGCTATCGAATTTCTTTCTAAAGTCTTTTTAGAATTTAAAATGGACTTTACTCCGGTTCCGGTAATCGACACCAAAAAAGCTCAGGCAATAAATACCCCTATCACCATTTTCGCCGCCAAACATGACATTTTATTTCCCGGGCAGAAAATGTTGAAAAGAGCGAAGAAAATATTCCCTTCACTCAATGAAAGCAGCCTTTTAGAACATTCTAAACATGTGCAAAACAGAGCCCAGAATAAGGTGATTGAAAAAGAAATTATGAACCAAGCAAAGGCGGCACAAATTTCAGCCATTACTATTCAATGA
- a CDS encoding zinc-binding dehydrogenase: MNLKHWMTNGEITSSLSPIFTLGLISEVWLHRYMLVTCVSGKTKAKFSANGALPVKETRRLLHMLLEIIEAGKLRGILCRTYPLEQFAQAYKYVDTGRKKGYVVLNPIL; the protein is encoded by the coding sequence ATGAATTTAAAGCACTGGATGACAAATGGAGAAATTACTTCCTCTTTGAGCCCAATATTTACGTTGGGATTAATTTCTGAAGTATGGTTACACAGATATATGCTGGTGACTTGCGTATCAGGAAAGACGAAAGCAAAGTTCTCAGCAAACGGAGCTTTGCCGGTAAAGGAAACCAGGCGTTTATTGCACATGCTTCTTGAGATCATTGAAGCCGGAAAGCTGAGAGGAATTCTCTGCCGAACGTATCCGCTGGAGCAGTTTGCACAGGCTTATAAATACGTGGATACAGGCCGCAAAAAAGGGTATGTAGTTTTAAATCCAATTCTGTAA
- a CDS encoding serine hydrolase domain-containing protein: protein MRYIILAVLLSFPYVAISQNVSQQKDTEQLFKTFSVELDSLRKANHIPGLAAAVVTDQELAWSKSYGSSHFDTGDGATFKAVTPDTPFWIASVTKTFLGLLFLQLEEQSKIDLNSKINDMPGWENFCGWLSNSNIIFGQNLHCDKPITIRNVLNHTVNGEPGTEFLYNPIMYSRLSRYIEYVYSNPISTAEGRHNTMAQLTQENILGPAGMDRTMAGMWQREKALVFFDMAQGFEYTEGGYSRKKHLERHFAGGAGIVSTVNDLAKYDIALDNGTLASDQVMEKLFTPAVAPDGSNLPYAFGWYVQYYKGEKLIWHSGWDEKAGFSALYLKVPERNLTLILLANSEGIWWGNPLNEAKVEGSLFAQLFLSHFVFDTK, encoded by the coding sequence TTGCGATATATAATTTTAGCGGTACTTTTATCCTTTCCATACGTAGCAATTTCTCAAAATGTTAGTCAACAAAAAGATACTGAGCAGCTGTTTAAGACATTCTCTGTAGAATTAGATTCATTGCGAAAAGCGAATCATATTCCCGGACTTGCTGCTGCCGTGGTAACAGATCAGGAGCTCGCATGGTCAAAAAGTTATGGAAGCTCCCATTTTGATACCGGTGATGGCGCCACATTTAAAGCCGTAACGCCTGATACTCCATTCTGGATTGCATCGGTAACAAAAACATTTCTGGGACTACTATTTCTTCAGCTCGAAGAACAAAGCAAAATTGACCTAAACAGTAAGATCAACGATATGCCTGGCTGGGAAAATTTTTGCGGTTGGCTTTCAAATTCCAACATTATTTTTGGCCAGAATCTTCACTGTGATAAGCCAATCACCATCCGAAACGTCCTTAACCACACCGTCAATGGAGAACCGGGAACCGAGTTTTTATACAATCCCATCATGTATTCCCGGCTTTCGCGATACATTGAATATGTTTACAGCAACCCTATTTCAACCGCTGAAGGCCGTCATAATACCATGGCACAATTGACTCAGGAGAACATTCTTGGTCCTGCCGGAATGGATCGGACGATGGCCGGCATGTGGCAGCGCGAAAAGGCATTGGTATTTTTTGATATGGCACAGGGATTTGAATATACAGAGGGAGGTTATAGTCGAAAAAAGCACCTCGAACGACATTTTGCAGGAGGCGCGGGTATCGTTTCAACAGTCAATGACCTTGCCAAATATGACATTGCCCTTGATAACGGTACACTTGCTTCAGACCAAGTAATGGAAAAGCTATTCACTCCCGCCGTAGCTCCAGATGGGTCTAATCTTCCCTATGCTTTTGGCTGGTATGTTCAATATTACAAAGGTGAAAAACTGATCTGGCATTCTGGCTGGGATGAAAAAGCCGGATTTTCTGCTCTTTATTTGAAAGTACCTGAAAGAAATCTGACGCTAATTTTGCTGGCAAACAGTGAAGGAATATGGTGGGGTAATCCACTAAATGAAGCAAAAGTTGAAGGATCACTCTTTGCTCAGTTATTTCTTAGTCATTTCGTCTTCGACACTAAATAA
- a CDS encoding helix-turn-helix domain-containing protein, producing the protein MSDLQAYISDRKKRDPEFAEGYDEGFRSFKIGVLLKQAREEAGLTQDELAKQLNTKKTAISRIENHAEDIRLSTLEKYAQAFGKKLKVELVE; encoded by the coding sequence ATGAGTGATCTTCAAGCATATATCAGCGACAGAAAGAAACGTGACCCTGAATTTGCCGAGGGGTATGATGAAGGATTCCGAAGTTTTAAAATTGGTGTGCTACTGAAGCAAGCCCGTGAAGAAGCGGGACTGACGCAGGATGAACTCGCCAAACAATTAAACACGAAAAAAACCGCCATCTCACGAATCGAGAACCATGCCGAAGATATTCGGCTATCAACTCTTGAAAAATATGCCCAGGCATTTGGGAAAAAGCTCAAAGTTGAACTCGTAGAATGA
- a CDS encoding type II toxin-antitoxin system RelE/ParE family toxin, whose product MKEIKFYKTASGKVPVKEFLDSLSSKHAQKVVWVLELVERLDQVPVHYFKKLKSTDDIWEVRARIGSNSFRILGFIDGDEFIILTNGFPKKSQKTPKKEIKLAEQRKADYLSRKGGKQ is encoded by the coding sequence GTGAAAGAAATCAAGTTCTATAAAACTGCATCTGGCAAAGTCCCGGTCAAAGAGTTTTTAGATTCTTTGAGTTCGAAACATGCCCAAAAGGTTGTTTGGGTTCTTGAATTGGTTGAAAGACTGGATCAGGTCCCTGTTCATTACTTTAAGAAATTGAAAAGCACAGATGACATCTGGGAGGTTCGAGCAAGAATCGGATCGAACAGTTTCAGGATTCTTGGTTTTATTGATGGGGATGAGTTTATCATCCTTACAAATGGTTTTCCCAAAAAATCACAGAAAACACCAAAAAAGGAAATTAAACTGGCAGAGCAGCGTAAAGCTGATTATCTGTCCCGAAAAGGAGGTAAACAATGA